In Desulfosporosinus youngiae DSM 17734, the genomic stretch AAAAGATACTGCCCGCATTGCCTTGCCAATTTTCGAATATTTTACAATGCAATGTAAGAGAACCATAAGGAAGAGGGATGTAACAACCATGACTATATCACCATATTTGATGATAATCCCGCCCACATTATAGATCGTCTCGGGAAAGACAGGGGGATAGGTGCGCATTTGAGGTGACACCACTAACATGCCCCCATATTCTAAGAAAAAGGAGACTCCAATAGCCGTAATCAACGCTGCAATCCTAGTGGCATTGCGCAAAGGTTTATAAGCTATACGTTCGATCAGCACACCAAGAGTTGCGCTGACAGCCATTGCTAAAAGCAGCGCCGGAATGAATGACATATGCAAGGTTGTTGTAGCAAACCATCCGGCGTATGCTCCAACCATCATTATATCCCCGTGAGCAAAGTTTATAAGCTTAATAATGCCGTAGACCATAGTATAGCCCAGAGCAACTAAAGCATAGATACTTCCTAGCGAAAGTCCGTTCACGATCTGCTGCAATACTTGCTCAGTTACATTTCCCATATTTTCAACTCCCAACTACCGAATAACATCCAAGAAATACCAAATTATATAGGGGATCTATTTCAATCTAGTGACTTAAACAAAAAGGAGGGAGGGTTTCTCCACCCTCCTTTCTTAATTATGATAAACTAATCCGTCAATAGTATACCACTTGATGCTTAATAACTTATTATTTAGGATCTACCTTTGTCATAAATACGCTCTTACCGCCTTTGTATTGTAAAATAGCGGCACTCTTCACTGGGTTGTGGGTCGCCGGATCTACATTCAATTCTCCGCTGATACCTTGGAAGCCCTTCATAGTCTCCAGAGCACTGCGCAGTTTTTCGGGATCGGTGCTTTGAGCATTCTCAAGCGCCTTAATTAAGAGATTTGCCGTATCATAGCCTAGTGCTGCAAAGGTATCGGGTTCAGAACTGTATTTCCCTTGGAAATCTTTGATAAACTGAGCCATTCCTGGGTCATCCATCGCGCCGTGATTAACATAGTAAGTATTCTCAAGAGCATTCGGCCCGGCAACATCCACTAACTGAGGGGATCCCCAGCCGTCTCCGCCCAGGAATACTTGCTTCATTTCCATTTCACGAGCTTGCTTCATGATCAATCCGACTTCTTGATAATATCCGGGAACAAAGACAACATCTGGGTTAGCGGCTTTGATACGCACCAGTGTCGCCCGGAAGTCCTTGTCACTGCCGGCTACATACTGTTCTTCAGCAACGATCTCTCCGCCGGCCTTTTTGAAGTTTTCTTTAAACGAAGCAGCCAAACCCTTTGAATAATCTCCCTTTTGGTCAATATAAATGGCAGCTTTTTTAACTTTAAGTGTTTCCGAAGCAAAATTTGCAGCTACTTGACCCTGGAAAGGATCAATAAAACAAGCCCGGAAAATCCAAGGTTTTACCTTCCCGTTTTCGAATGTAACATTATCCGATGTCCCTGTCGGTGTAATCAAAGGAACTTTGTTGTCTGTTACTACTTGAACAGCAGCTAACGTATTTCCGCTTGTCATAGGTCCAAGGATCGCTACTACTTTATCTTGAGTAGCCAACTTAGTTGAGGCCACTGTAGATTCTCCCGGGTCTGACTTATTGTCTGCCGATACATATTCCAGTTTCTTTCCCAGTACTCCACCCTTAGCATTTTGCTGTTCAAAGGCTAACTTAATAGCTTTCTCAGCATATTGCCCAAATGCGGCCGCCCCGCCGCTTAATTCTAAGTTTCCGCCAACTTTAATAACTTCGGCTGCCTTTTCGCCGCCGGCTGCTCCACAACCAGTCACTAAGGCAAGGCTTAACAGCGCTGCCGTTGCCAATGAAACTATCTTTCTCATTCTTCTACCCCTCTCCATTATAGACCCTTTTTCTGCACTTTTTTCGTACCTTTTTCATTTTTAAGGCCTTATCGATTATTTCTTCTAGATTCACCCCCATCAGTATTCCCTCAATAGCTTTATGTGATACCGTCAATAAAATCCCCCATCGAAAATATCTTTTCCGATCGGGTTACCCATTAGTAAGAGGCTGTTAGATAACAACTTCTAGTTCTATATTCTATATATAATAGTACCATTTGACAAGCTGTTAAGAGTATAAAGTATCGCGAATTTTTTAAAAACTGCAAGGAAGTTATTAGCAGTATTTTGGATATAACCTAACTATTAAAGTGAACGTAATTTTTACACCTCCGCAAATTCAAAAGAACAAGTAACTTATCTTATTTTTAGAAGTTACCTGCTCTTTAGCTAGTTTGTTCAAATTTGTCGTTAAATATTACTAAACCAGAGTCCGTTTATCTCCTTTACGTTGTGTTACCCGTTGCTGGTCAAAGTATTCCAGCAAGGGCACTGCATATTTTCGAGATGTTCCCCATAACTCCCGAACCTCGGCGACTCCAATCTCACCTTGCACTTGCAACACTTGTACCAAACTCATTTTTGCCTTTGAAATATCGTCCCTTCTATAAAAGAAGCCGCCGATTGAAACCCACTCACCTTGTTCACATAAATATCCCGCGTACTCTTGTATCTCTGTCTTAGGAATCTCACATGATTCAGCTGCAATCCCCAATTCAGGAGGCATAAGTCCAACATTTTGCCAATACGCCCGTAGTGCATCAAGCCTCTTTATTATCAGTGGAGGAAGTTGTACTCCTTCGTTGGTTTGAACTTTGCTTCCGGAGATACGATAATATTTGCGTACAGACCCTTGTTCCAGAATCGTTTGCCAACGACGATGCGTCCATGAAATTCCCAGGCGGGTTTTTAATTCTTCTCTGCTGATTCCGCCGCGCAGAGGATATTCCTCTTCATGAACCCTTACAACTCTAATCAGTTTTGATCTCCATGCTTCTGCGGCGGCCTTGCCCCAGTAGAGTAAAACATCATCCTCCATCCAGATTTCCAATCGTTCCGATTCTTCCAGGGATTTTAAACTCTCTGCTATTTCTGCAGGACTAACATGTAAGAGAGCCGCTAAGTCTGAGCTCGTTCTAGGTTCGTCCATTTCTCTTTCTAAGAGGTCAAGGGGATCCCCTTGGTCCTTAATTCTCATTTGTTCTAAGACACTCTGTTTAAACCGCTTTAACTTATACTTTGCTACGCTAAGTACTTTACCTCCGGCAATCGTATATGTGGGGGAATAGAACCTCAAAACAAATCGATCCCCTGGTGCTGCAAGAACGGGTTCATCTAATAATATTTGAGCAAACCCTTCTTGGCCAGGGGGTATTTCCTCATGGTCCAACAGATGTAAGCGTCCTAAAATTTCGGTCGTCCCAAGATGGAAACGAACTCGTTGTCTTTGGGTTAAGGGTCTATCTGAAGATGAAAGGTTAATCACCTTTAGATCTAAAATTTTCCCTACATTGAATATTTTCGGTGTTACAAGGACTGAACCCCGATCTACTTGAGCAACCTCGACACCTGCCAGATTTACAGCCACCCTCTGTCCGGCCTCCGCAGAGTTAACTTTCTTTTTATAAACCTGCAGAGAGCGAACCTTTGCTATAAGATGGCTTGGTTCAATTGCCAACTCTTGTCCTAATTCTACGGTCCCGCCATGCAGGGTTCCTGTAACCACAGTACCAAACCCCTGAATACTAAAAACACGATCAATCGGCATTCTTACTGGCCCGGTTGATTTTTTACTTTCCACCTCCGAAAGTAATTGATCAATGGTTTCACGAAGCACATCGATCCCTTCACCTGTTACAGCCGAAACCCGACATATACGAGCAGTATTGAAGGCGGTATTTTTCAGTTTCTCCTGTACCTCTTCTTCCACAAGTTCAAGCCACTCCTGATCCACAAGGTCCACCTTATTTAAGACAACAATTCCTCTGGGAATACCTAATAATGTCAAAATATCTAAATGTTCTTGTGTTTGGGGCATGATACCTTCATCTGCCGCAATCACAAGTAACACCACATCCATTCCGC encodes the following:
- the selB gene encoding selenocysteine-specific translation elongation factor, whose protein sequence is MDDRHYLVGTAGHVDHGKTELIRALSGMETDRLKEEKQRGISIELGFAHMMLPSGRQVGMIDVPGHERFVRQMLAGASGMDVVLLVIAADEGIMPQTQEHLDILTLLGIPRGIVVLNKVDLVDQEWLELVEEEVQEKLKNTAFNTARICRVSAVTGEGIDVLRETIDQLLSEVESKKSTGPVRMPIDRVFSIQGFGTVVTGTLHGGTVELGQELAIEPSHLIAKVRSLQVYKKKVNSAEAGQRVAVNLAGVEVAQVDRGSVLVTPKIFNVGKILDLKVINLSSSDRPLTQRQRVRFHLGTTEILGRLHLLDHEEIPPGQEGFAQILLDEPVLAAPGDRFVLRFYSPTYTIAGGKVLSVAKYKLKRFKQSVLEQMRIKDQGDPLDLLEREMDEPRTSSDLAALLHVSPAEIAESLKSLEESERLEIWMEDDVLLYWGKAAAEAWRSKLIRVVRVHEEEYPLRGGISREELKTRLGISWTHRRWQTILEQGSVRKYYRISGSKVQTNEGVQLPPLIIKRLDALRAYWQNVGLMPPELGIAAESCEIPKTEIQEYAGYLCEQGEWVSIGGFFYRRDDISKAKMSLVQVLQVQGEIGVAEVRELWGTSRKYAVPLLEYFDQQRVTQRKGDKRTLV
- a CDS encoding branched-chain amino acid ABC transporter permease gives rise to the protein MGNVTEQVLQQIVNGLSLGSIYALVALGYTMVYGIIKLINFAHGDIMMVGAYAGWFATTTLHMSFIPALLLAMAVSATLGVLIERIAYKPLRNATRIAALITAIGVSFFLEYGGMLVVSPQMRTYPPVFPETIYNVGGIIIKYGDIVMVVTSLFLMVLLHCIVKYSKIGKAMRAVSFDNEAALLMGINVNNTISATFAIGSSLAAAAGVLMGVYFNTIDPLMGIVPGLKAFVAAVLGGIGIIPGAMVGGYFLGLTESIVSGLGASTWRDAVAFLILILVLIIKPSGLFGKNIREKV
- a CDS encoding ABC transporter substrate-binding protein; the protein is MRKIVSLATAALLSLALVTGCGAAGGEKAAEVIKVGGNLELSGGAAAFGQYAEKAIKLAFEQQNAKGGVLGKKLEYVSADNKSDPGESTVASTKLATQDKVVAILGPMTSGNTLAAVQVVTDNKVPLITPTGTSDNVTFENGKVKPWIFRACFIDPFQGQVAANFASETLKVKKAAIYIDQKGDYSKGLAASFKENFKKAGGEIVAEEQYVAGSDKDFRATLVRIKAANPDVVFVPGYYQEVGLIMKQAREMEMKQVFLGGDGWGSPQLVDVAGPNALENTYYVNHGAMDDPGMAQFIKDFQGKYSSEPDTFAALGYDTANLLIKALENAQSTDPEKLRSALETMKGFQGISGELNVDPATHNPVKSAAILQYKGGKSVFMTKVDPK